TTGGTGATTTAATAAAACTTTGTTACTCTGGTGACTACTATATTAACGAAGTTCAAAAAATGATGGTTGGTCAAGGTGGATTAGTTAGCTATCTTGGAACAGCAGATGCAATTAAAGTCGAAAGCATGATTGAAAATGGTGACGAAAAAGCTGCATTAGTATATGAAGCAATGGCTTACCAAGTCGCAAAAGAAATTGGAAGTGCGGCAGCTGTTCTTGAAGGCCATATTGATGCAATTATATTAACAGGTGGAATTGCTTATAGTGATTTTATTGTTAATGAAATAACTAAAAGAGTTAAATGGATGGCACGTGTAATTGTTTTACCAGGTGAAAATGAACTTCAAGCTCTTTGTGAAGGTGCACTTCGCGTACTTCGAGAAGAAGAAGAAGCAAAAATCTATCCTGGAGAATTTGCAGTTAAATCTTTAGTATAAATGTGAGGAGAATTTCATCATGGCAACAGAATATGATTTAGTCGTACTCGGTGGCGGTACAGGTGGCTATGTAGCTGCTATTCGTGCTTCTCAATTAGGATTAAAAGTAGCGGTAGTAGAAAAAAATAAACTAGGTGGAACTTGCTTACATGCAGGCTGTATCCCAAGTAAAGCATTTTTACGTAGTGCTGAAGTTTTTTCAACTGCTAAGAAAAGTGAAGAGTTTGGTGTTGAAACATCAGACGTAACATTAAACTTTAGCAAAGTACAACAAAGAAAAGAAAATATTGTTGCCGGGCTTCATAAAGGTGTTGAACACTTAATGAAACAAGGGAAAATTGATGTATACAATGGTTTAGGACGTATTTTAGGACCTTCAATCTTCTCACCAATGCCAGGAACAATTTCAGTAGAAATGAACGATGGTAGCGAGAACGAAATGCTAATTCCTAAGAACGTATTAGTCGCAACTGGTTCAAGACCAAAGTCTTTACCTGGATTAACAATTGATGGTGAGCACGTAATGTCATCTGATGAGGCGTTAAAAATGGAGTCACTTCCAGCGTCAATTATTATCGTTGGTGGCGGTGTAATCGGTATTGAGTGGGCTTCAATGTTAGCAGATTTTGGTGTTGAGGTAACAGTAATCGAGTATAGTAAAACAATTTTACCTTTAGAAGACGAAGAAATTTCTAAAGAAATGACTAGATTATTAAAGAAAAAAGGAATTAAATTAGTTACTGATGCAAAAGTTTTAGCTGAAACATTAGTAATCGACAATGGTGTTAGAATTAATGCACTTCATAAAGATACTGAGAAATCTTTCACTGCTGAAAAAATGTTAGTATCTGTTGGCCGTCAAGCGAATGTTGAAGGAATTGGATTAGAAAATACTGACATCGTAGTTGAAAATGGTTTTATCCAAACAAATGCCAATTACCAAACTAAAGAATCACATATTTACGCAATTGGAGATGTTATTGGTGGCTTACAATTAGCACATGTTGCTTCAAGAGAAGGTACAATTGCAGTTGAGCATATTGTAGGTAATACTCCACTTCCATTAGATCCAACAATGGTTAGTAAGTGTGTTTATAGTAATCCAGAAGTTGCATCTGTTGGTTTAACTGAGCGTGAAGCAAAAGAAAAAGGTTATACAGTTAAAAAAGGAAAATTTTCATTCCGTGCAATCGGTAAAGCTTTAGTTTATGGTGAGCATGATGGATTTGTTAAAATAATTGTTGATGAAGAGACGAATGATCTTCTTGGTGTCCATATGATAGGACCTCATGTAACTGATATGATCTCTGAAGCAGGTTTAGCACGAGTTTTAGATGCAACTGCTTGGGAAATTTCTCATACAATTCATCCACATCCTTCATTATCTGAAGCGATTGGTGAAGCAGCACTTGCAGTAGAAGGATTAGCAATTCACTCTTAATTTAAAAAATTGAAATGTAGAGATCAAATCTCTACATTTCATCACTATAATGATTTAAAACGCTTCCACACATGTATGTGGTAAAAGGGGGATATTTATGGAAAAGGTTACAACTTCAAACCGTCATGAACAGCTGGGTCTATCAAATGATGACGTTCTTAGTATGTATGAAACAATGCTAATGGCACGTCGTATTGATGAGCGTATGTGGTTATTAAATCGTGCTGGTAAAATTCCGTTCGTTATTTCTTGTCAAGGTCAAGAAGCAGCTCAAGTTGGATCAGCATATGCGTTAGATAATACAAAAGATTACGTATTACCATATTACCGTGATATGGGTGTTGTTTTACAATTTGGAATGACAGCAAAAGAATTAATGCTTTCTGGTTTTGCAAAAGCAGAAGATCCAAACTCTGGTGGACGTCAAATGCCAGGTCATTTTGGACAAAAGAAAAATCGTATTGTTACAGGATCATCTCCAGTTACAACTCAAGTACCTCACGCTGTAGGTGTATCTCTAGCTGCAAAAATGGAAGGTAAAGATATTGTCTCTTGGGTTTCATTTGGTGAAGGTTCTTCTAACCAAGGTGATTTCCATGAAGGCGCAAACTTTGCTGGTGTACATAAGTTACCAGTAATTTTCATGTGTGAAAATAACAAATATGCTATCTCAGTACCAATTGAGAAGCAATTAGCATGTGAAAAAGTATCTGATCGTGCAATTGGATACGGTATGCCTGGTTTCACTGTTGATGGAAATGATCCTTTAGAGGTTTATCGTGTAACAAAAGAAGCGGTTGATCGTGCTCGTCGTGGAGAAGGCCCAACATTAATTGAAGCTGTATCTTATCGATTAACTGCACACTCTAGTGATGATGATGATCGTATTTACCGTTCTCGTGAAGAAGTAGAAGAAGCAAAAAGCAAAGATTGCTTATTTACATTTGCTAAATACCTTCATGAAGTTGGTGTGTTAACAGAAGAATTAGAAAAAGAAATAGATACAAAAATTCGTGCGATCGTTGATGAAGCAACTGACTACGCAGAAAACGCTCCATATGCAGCACCTGAGCATGCATTGAAGTTTGTTTACGAAGAATAAGAGGGGGTAGGACAATATGGCAGTAATTTCTTATATAGATGCAGTAACTTTAGCGTTAAAAGAGGAAATGGAACGCGACCCAAAAGTATTTGTATTAGGGGAAGACGTTGGATTAAAAGGTGGAGTATTTAAAGCGACTCATGGTCTATATGATCAATTTGGTGAGGATCGTGTATTAGATACACCACTTGCAGAATCTGCAATTGCGGGTGTTGGTATTGGTGCTGCAATGTACGGACTTAGACCAGTAGCTGAAATGCAATTTGCTGATTTCATTATGCCTGCAGTAAACCAAATTATTTCTGAGGCATCAAGAATTCGTTATCGTTCAAACAATGACTGGACTTGTCCTATTACGATTCGTGCTCCTTATGGAGGCGGTGTACACGGTGCACTTTACCACTCTCAATCTGTTGAGAAGGTATTTGCAGGTCAACCAGGATTAAAAATTGTAATGCCTTCTACACCTTATGAT
This genomic interval from Gottfriedia acidiceleris contains the following:
- the lpdA gene encoding dihydrolipoyl dehydrogenase, which produces MATEYDLVVLGGGTGGYVAAIRASQLGLKVAVVEKNKLGGTCLHAGCIPSKAFLRSAEVFSTAKKSEEFGVETSDVTLNFSKVQQRKENIVAGLHKGVEHLMKQGKIDVYNGLGRILGPSIFSPMPGTISVEMNDGSENEMLIPKNVLVATGSRPKSLPGLTIDGEHVMSSDEALKMESLPASIIIVGGGVIGIEWASMLADFGVEVTVIEYSKTILPLEDEEISKEMTRLLKKKGIKLVTDAKVLAETLVIDNGVRINALHKDTEKSFTAEKMLVSVGRQANVEGIGLENTDIVVENGFIQTNANYQTKESHIYAIGDVIGGLQLAHVASREGTIAVEHIVGNTPLPLDPTMVSKCVYSNPEVASVGLTEREAKEKGYTVKKGKFSFRAIGKALVYGEHDGFVKIIVDEETNDLLGVHMIGPHVTDMISEAGLARVLDATAWEISHTIHPHPSLSEAIGEAALAVEGLAIHS
- a CDS encoding thiamine pyrophosphate-dependent dehydrogenase E1 component subunit alpha; its protein translation is MEKVTTSNRHEQLGLSNDDVLSMYETMLMARRIDERMWLLNRAGKIPFVISCQGQEAAQVGSAYALDNTKDYVLPYYRDMGVVLQFGMTAKELMLSGFAKAEDPNSGGRQMPGHFGQKKNRIVTGSSPVTTQVPHAVGVSLAAKMEGKDIVSWVSFGEGSSNQGDFHEGANFAGVHKLPVIFMCENNKYAISVPIEKQLACEKVSDRAIGYGMPGFTVDGNDPLEVYRVTKEAVDRARRGEGPTLIEAVSYRLTAHSSDDDDRIYRSREEVEEAKSKDCLFTFAKYLHEVGVLTEELEKEIDTKIRAIVDEATDYAENAPYAAPEHALKFVYEE